CTGGAcacttatataaaaaataaatatttttgaatcCAATAACATAATACAAATATGTATGTATGTGTTTATTACAGGATCAAGGTCCTGATTGGAAAGTTCAATTAGGGAGAAGAGATAGTTTAACAGCAAATATAACCTTGGCACAAAACCTTCCAGGTCCTTCCTTGACCTTGGATCAACTTAAAGCACGCTTTACtgctcaaggcctcaacactacTGATCTAGTTGCACTCTCAGGTACAGTAATCTAATAATAAaggataataaaattaattaagctAGGATAATTAAGGACTCTTCGAAAATATATTTCTTTTGATTCTAATTACAGTTTAAAAATTATGCAAATATATTAAAAGTGATTTTCTTCTGCAGTTACTACAATATTATTTTATGGGCTATAGTAATACaaattaagagtttaattttgatacgcTTTATGTACAATCATATCTGTTTTGATAGAAGCTGTTTTATTCTGATTTATTTAGGTGCACATACATTTGGTAGGGCTCGTTGCAGTTTATTTGTTGGACGGTTATACAATTTTAGCAACACTGGTAATCCTGACCCAAGTCTGAATTCAAGTTACCTACAAACGTTGAGATCACTATGCCCTAATGGTGGTCCCGGAACCACAGTAGCCAATTTGGACCTTACAACACCCGACACGTTCGACAAAAACTATTACTCGAATCTTCAGGTTCACAAGGGGTTGCTCCAAAGTGACCAAGAGTTGTTCTCAACTTCGGGTGCAGATACCATCGACATTGTTAACAAGTTCAGTAGTGACCAAAATGCTTTCTTTGAGGCCTTCAAGGCTTCAATGATCAAAATGGGTAACATTGGTGTCTTGACCGGTACTCAAGGCGAAATTCGAAAACAATGCAACTTTATTAACTCACAATCTGCTCAATTGGGTCTCTACAATGTGGCTTCCAAagaatcatcatcatcagaagatGGAATGGTTAGCTCAATCTAGATAAATTAAGTAAGCAAGACTTCATTAATGATGAAAGTAAGCTACCAGTACTAATAAGTACTAACAATAAGGAAGCTATATGTGCCCTCGGGTAGTTACTAATATGCTGTTTAAGTGTGTCACTCAGAAATTTTCAATAATGTGTTATTGTTCATAATTAGTTTCATCACCTTTTtatttctcttgcttgctctgtTTTATGTCCTTTGTATTTTAGAAGGAAAAATTTGATAGCATCTCATTTCAATCGGCGATTAATGAAGTTATTATTGATGGATTATTTGGATAGGGTGTATTATCAGAGAGTAGATATacttacaaaatatatatatatataaatcttttcaacaattttttgtattaaagataaatttgttataaatcataattaatgattTTGTAgcaagaataaaaaattagttgttgATATAAAGTTCATGACTCTTTGTACACAAAAAGTTATTctattaatgaatttaaaaactttttgtgtaaaaattttattttgtttaaaaacttaactaaaaccCTCCTTTTGAGGGagaaaagagtaaaagaaaaagaaaaagaaaaagaaaaagaagaaagagaccactttaataaagatattaaaaatgtcttttcttaaaaatatttatatatgttatgttattatgttattatttgacatctttattaaattggttaataatttatttttaaataaattagaacaaaatcggtttattataacaacaataataaacacAATTGTctgtattataattattagactcaatttgatccgatcgaattacacaatctaaatcaaatatctttaaatttttttgataaaaagacaaatatatctttgactttttgttttacAGACATTTGAatccctaaaaatttaaaaatacaattagatCCCTAAAAAAATTaggtttattgttattgttataaaaaaatcgattttattctaatttgttaagaaatttaaaaataaccgattcattaatacgtccaataataatacaGTACGTTAGCGTCTTTGCAAAAAGATGTTTTACGCATCTTTATGGAAGGGATCTCGCTAGGAAGACAATGAACTATTTGTACAACGTGTATAATGAGCTATTGagttataaaatgaacatcatgataccacttatcccaaaaattttaactaataaaaaaaagtaacactaatgattatatgtCTAATACTCTATAAACTTTTATTAtttacattgtacaaatatttcattgactttTCGTACTTTTCTTTATCGAAGCATCCCAAAGAATAATAGTTTTGATTTAGACTTTAGCCAGAGGGGCTTGGTTTGATTTTTAGGACCAATAAAGTAAGAAATAAGCAGCTGCCATTAAATAAGGAGAATAAATCATATTTTAATAGGAAATTTTTTGcgccaaaaaaattaaaaatttaaataattttttaaaataatattatatatttaaattcttttataaattaaatccgatcaaactaaataataaaatttaaaataatattaattataattgatttttgtACGTTATATTAGACTAATTAAATTAGATttggttaataaaaaaatatagatgtCGAGCATTTTTTTATTAGGTGTAATTGTAAACGATATCATTAATTGATAGATTGAGCTATAATGCAAGTTTTATAAATATATTCAACAAAAATTCACAAACATTTAATACATTAgatgaaattttcaattaaaatgaCCTAACTCCCTGAAGTCTATAACAGGTAAAAATACgtaatgaattatgaatttatgatatGCATGTGGGGTATGTCATGTGACAGGTGGTTCTAGTTACTTTGATTCCATAGAATACATACCAATAATTGAAGTTGACTTGTCCAAGATATTAATTAGATGCATGTATGAAGCAAAGCAATAATTTTCACCGCGTATGATTATTGTCCATCTCAAAGTTGAGAGGAAGGCAGCCACAAATGACGATCGGacccaaaaaagaaaataataatcaaaaggaaaaaagaagGCACGTTTTTTTGAGTTTGTTTAAAGAGATATTTATAAAGTCTTATTGATTTAACTAagattgaattctaaatttttaaatggtaaaaattttaagattatatcgtaaagttatttttgaaaaaaattaaattgataaaaaaatatataaataattatatttttaatattcataTGATAGATATATACATTTTCGTCTTATGTTACAACAAAAATTAATCATCATCGTCACTTATAGAAGTGTATATTTATCatatttctttaaattattttattatatttctttaatAAATCAGTTACAATTTTAACTGAAGGTggttataattataatataaataattgaataaaaatttaaaatttaattacacTTGTTATATTATCAATGcttgtatttttgttttcttgtacatATACAGTAATCCAAATATCATAAAATGAAACTTTTATATATCATAACTAAGAATTTTCTTGAGGCAAAACGATGAAGCTTCTTAATTTGACTTTTGAAACAAATACCCAATCTATACATCTATCTTCCCCGTTCATACAATTATAACTGCAAATAAATTAAACCCGTTAAAAATTTCCCAAATCCTCTCTAATAAATTAGtaatatgaaaaatataatgattaagtttttaactttttatattttataaaatagaaggaaaaaggaaaaactaaTTAATCTTCTATGTCATCTCTGATATTGCTTCTACCATGAATGCTTTTGTTAGATATCTCTTGACTTATAATTTATACACAACAGGCATGAAACTGACACAAGATCCCGAGTTCGCGGCCAACCTagattttactctttttttagtGTTGAAAACTTCTTGCCTCCTTGTTATATTATTGTCTTTGATTATAATTTAACATGACTTGAGTGTTGGGTGTTGGTTTAGATTGGTTTTTTTTagtgaaaaagtatttttttaaataaaatatttttatttaatttaaaataatttatttggatacatttttaaaaaaaaatatttttattaaaaaataaaaataaaagatatttttaatatttaaaaactcttttttaaaaatctatttaaatataaaataattttttctataaaaaaatcttttttaaaaaaataaaaaataaatatttttttcaaaagtcaaTCTAAACTCACTAAAGGTCAATTGGATtacttcatttttttaaaattttattgattatgtataatataGCCAGACTAGGCTagcttactttttttttaaaaaaaaaagcgtgtcaattttattttttaaaaaattttcattttatgaTAATTTCAACATTTTTTTAATACTTGCATCAATTGTTATTATTCTGTAAGATTAAATTTGAAAGAATTGAAATTAAACatacaagaaaaattaattaaatagcgTAGGGtggctataatttttttttcctagGTGTggaatcaaatttaaattaaatagacaattacgttaataaaaaataactgtAATACTAAAGAGTAGGTAAAAAGAACAACCCAAATAtactttatttataatttattaatcctaacaataattaataaatattaaataagataaattttgattatttttaaattttttttgttattaaatatttttgaaaaaataattattagataatataATGTAAACGTAAATAGatgtaataaataaaatttttaaattaatggtCATGTGTTCTCCTATACATCTACATCTCTTGAAAAAtgaatcctctcaattttttacaattgaaaaaataaaatatgatcttttattattaattttataaataaaacaaaaaataaatataaaaaaattaaaaattaaaaattacacttatactctcaatttttttaacaattaaaaaaaattcattctcCATATCTTAAAATTAAATGGCATCTATTTATATTTCAAAAAAGTGGAGTGCGGAGAGTGGGAGACTCATCATGcgattcccttttttttttttcgtaaagcATTTATTGATGTGAGCTTACACCCCATTACATAAATTATGGataatattaatgtttttattaGTACTAGTACTTTTTTATGAGATGACTACATCTTTGAAAAAATCTaatgacaagaaaagtagatAATGACTGGATATAATTAATAAGATtatgagaaattattttattttattttattaatatatatgtatggtTGAGTTGAGCAatatttcatgattttaaaatatatatatttaatatgaaattatatgatcatttatgcatttttattgttttaacataaatatataaaaaattataggcattaaattaaattagtctaTATCAGGATGATAGTATATTATACTACTATCTTGAAATGAACAAGTGGCAAGTTGAATAAATAAAGGTTGTCTATAAACAATGCTCCAATATAATGTGTCTCAGATAAGGCACACTACCACATGttaaatattgctattaataaCGTAAACTACAAGAACATTTATATGCATAAACCAAATCTAAGTCTAGCTTCGCATCCACTATAGCAGCTTCGAACTTTCaagtttgaatttgaaaaatattaatatataaaatataaaactagtACGTGTTCGTCACACGACGTACGtcgtatttatttattaattatttgaagaataattacaaattttaatccatctttttaatatttaaataactaagaatttatatttatatttatatttaatttttaaaaatataatttactccTTGACCTATTAGGTTAGAaattgaaaaaccaaaaaaattaataaaaaatatcatgtacatataaaaaattatagataaaaatCAATCACTATATGTTTGTATagaaatacatatattatttaatttatttttaatatatattttatattttaaattgtataaaattgGTTAATTTAATGGTTATTTTTTGTATACACATAATATAGTTAAAATTGACgcatctaaaaattctaaaaactatatatttaaaattaaaacgttTATTAGtttggttttatttttatttggtaaTTACTTCCGGAGTTTgggttaaatttattttaaatagtttaaatgcaaagtaaataagaaaaaaatgcgGGACATTCTTGATATTTAGGAGGAAACTTCTCAAACGAGACAAGCTGAAAGTTGGACCCCCTAATACTAAACAACCAGAAATCTTGGTCCACTAAATGTGGAGCCTAAAAATGCGACAATAACTCTTTTGTGTTTActcataatatataatatgtgtttactcataatatataattatttattattaactaataaattgCTATCTACACAAAATAATATTCGAATCCCAAATAATCCAAGTGATTTTCTTAGCACTAAGTTAAAAATCATATGTGATACATATaccattttaaaataataataataataatattattttgtttttctaaaattttcattTGCCGTTAAACTACTACATACCATATGTGGTAATTTAAGGtctataataagttaataactactagttaataaaaatgttatatatatatatatatatatatatatatatatatatatatatatatatatatatatatatattattgcaaTTACTCCAATGCCCTCCTTTATTTCATATACCTACCTCATATTATTAGCCCACTAATTCATGAAGGTAGTGTGTTAGTTACACTCAACTCAACACaacaagttttaatttttatatatttactaattttatatatgttttaaaaatgGCAGTTTGAGTGAATAGCACTACATATATAGTATCTATAAATAGAGGTTCCTAATGGCTATTAATGCAAAGCACAAACAACATAACACATATATCATACACGATGAAGTTCCTTTTGGCTATTGTGTTATGTggtgtggtggttcttggaacaTTTCCTTTATCATCAGATGCTCAAGCATCACAACTAGACCCTTCCTTTTATAGGGACACGTGTCCCACTGTTCATTCCATTGTTCGTGATGTCCTTAGAAATGTTTCCAAAACCGATCCCCGCATTCTTGCTAGCCTCATGAGGGTCCACTTCCATGACTGTTTCGTACAAGTATGTATACTAATCCGTATATCTATACTTATACTTATACGTACGTACATCCTTGTTGAAATAATATATAATGCATGTATATGTATGTAGGGTTGTGACGCATCCATTCTGTTGAACGACACCGCTACTATAGTGAGTGAACAAGGTGCAGCTCCAAATAACAACTCCATTAGAGGtttgaatgttgtgaatgatatCAAGACAGCGGTTGAAGCTGTTTGTCCAAACACTGTTTCTTGTGCTGATATTCTTGCACTTGCAGCTGAGATTGCATCTGTTTTGGTATgcttctaattatattttttattatctttaaaataaaaatattatatgtacaaACAAAATTAATTGATAAGTCAATTATTGTATACttgtaatatatatttatattctattatatatattttatatgagttGTTAATTTGATTCATacgtaatatataattgtttgaAAATTCATTTAGTACTAAATCTATAAAATTATTAGTTTCTTCACAATATAAATTAGTCAAAAGAGAAAACAAATGAAAGTCAAGGATATATTAAGTGTTTCACCCacatatttgaaaaccaattaaCGATTATAatgttatttaagtttcaaatagtATATAAATTTTAAGTCAACCATGTTTAAGtagttttgcatttaatttgattattattttaaaatagtgcCTCTATGTTGATTAATTACAGGGAGGTGGTCCTGATTGGAAAGTTGCATTGGGAAGAAGGGATAGTTTAACAGCAAACCGCACACTTGCCAATCAAAACCTTCCAGCTGCTTTCTTCACTCTTCCACAACTTACAACAGCCTTTGCTAATCAAGGACTCAACATTACGGATCTAGTTACACTCTCAGGTATATTATATAAACATCATAATAAAGGACGaccatttattaattattttttatttttggtgaagatttattaattaattacattcaacaattatattaattaattacactgttaaaataaaaaaacaatatatttttttcatttttccaataAATTGttaaagattatttttaaaatattaaatataaaataattttatttatgtatctaattacataatattacatcattaaaaataattatattgactatataaatagttatctaaaataataaatagagAAAATTTCATTCTCCTTCCCTAcgagatgttaaaatgacactcccctattttctattttataaatgtatatttttttctttttaacttttaaaaatctcttctttagtctattttaaactttttttttgttaactaatgttaactttatccattttttaaaaaaaaatatttttaaaacaatactcattaacaaaaaatttattttttatcattaaattttgcttaccaaaatatcctttaataaattattcttttattgattaaattatatttaaaaaaattataaattatattattttttctaaaatacctttcaataaatttttaattattaaattataattttaccaaaatttttgttaacatttttttttatattttacaattaatttttcgatatctatatatattattttaacattaaataaaaaattttagtaagattatttttcaatattaatatatattaattgttaaacATATTAATAgaggtaagatttttttatttaatgttaaaataatatatattgatattaaaaaattaataataaatataaaaataattgttaacaaaaattttagtaaaattataatttaatacttaaaaaattattgaaatgtaggtatcttagaaaaaaataatttaattaataattttttgaaaatattttggtaaaaattacaatttaatcaataaaagaataatttattaaagggtattttggtaagcaaaatttaatgataaaaaataaattttttgttaatggatatttttaaaaaaataatttttttttcttaaaaaatagataaagttaacattagttaacacaaaaaatttaaaatgaattaaagaggaggtttttttaaaaattagaaggaaagagaatgtacatttataaaatagaagggAGGAAGGTGTCATTTTATCAGTAGAATTttctctaataaatataattaaacaactatataaaatattgtctttaacattaaaattaaactcttaataGTATATCATAGTGAGCAATGTTAgggaccagcaacttttgtaattAGTAGCCATTAAATAaccatcaataataatttaatggtgtgaaattgatGTGAAATTTCATCTAATAATTCACCTTTCTctactggccaaaattcaataaaattactgCCCTAGAGTTTTCCTATCAAAATTAAAGTTCCTTTATTATCATTAGTGTGTAATTGTATCtatacattcatatatatatttataggtGCTCATACATTTGGGAGAGCTCAATGCCAATTCTTCTTCGCTCGATTATACAATTTCAATGGCACTGGCAACCCTGATCCAACCCTAGACAGCAGTTACCGACAAATACTACAATCACAATGCCCTATAGACGGATCAAAGAATACTTCTGTGGTGAACTTGGATCTAACCACACCCGACACTGTCGACAACAAATACTATTCCAACCTTCAGGCTCAAAAGGGTCTGCTTCAAAGTGATCAAGAACTCTTCTCTACACCAAATGCAAGCACTACCGCCATTGTCAACAACTTTAGCGCTAACCAAACCCTATTCTTTGAGGCCTTTAAGGCTTCCATGATCAAAATGGGTAATATTGGTGTGCTTACCGGAACAAATGGTGAAATTAGAAAACAATGTAATTTTGTTAATAGCAACTCTATGGGGTTGGCTAATGTTGCATCTAATAAGGAATCTTTCTCAGAAAATGGCATCGTTAGCTCCTACTAAATAAGTTGATCAGTGCTTTCTAATAAAAGGGTTTCTATATATCGGCACATGGATACAATGTATGTGCTTTAATTTCCCATGGATATGTTACTTTGTACTCTATAGTCAATGTGCTTTTTCTGTGTATTCTTAATGTTGAGAATCCATATATGAACGAATTTAATATCTTTAACAAGAAATGTATTTCTTCTGTGATCTAGTTTGTTACTTTTGATTTTTAAGGGTATAGTAGTcgtttaattttaacattttaccATCCATATCAATCTATCTATTTATAAATTGAGTAATgctaaaaaataacattataacaATCAATATTCTAGCAACTtgttaaaaaaattcattgtgaAATCcactgaaaataaattttaaatttttttgtgttgaaTATTTTCTGTAATGTTGGCTCTCaagacttttaattttttataaaatttaaactaatttaatatGTTACGATACAAAAAATATAGGAACCAATTTTTAGTTagcaaaaagtaattaaatttataatttaagatttagaattaaagtttataatttaaaatttaagataaacaaaataatttttaaaaagttgacTGATATTATTGGTTAAAAAAATTGGATACCTAACATTACTTGTCacgatattattttatttttacatataataattttcaaaatacaaataaataacaattattatattaatatcttttaatatttaaattttctgaAATATGGTATAAATTTTATCATTCAAATAATATATAACATAATTTAATGATTGAATTGATGAAATtcataatacataaaaaaataaagtaacaaTGTAAATCCACAAAGCTTACACCTAATACACATAaccaaattaaaatagaaataatggaaaatataataaaatttaattttcatcctACAAGCAGGTAATACTGAACCAACTCTTGGAATCACTTCTCTTATGACAACATGCATGTGTATTTTATGGTTTAGTATATCAATCATATTTATATTGACTTCTTTTTGTGATTTATGAATAAATTGATTGATAGATTTAATATGAACCCTACGAGTGTCATTATAGGATGAATTAAAGATCAACGGTCGGTCGGTTCCATAATAATTGATTTTCCCTTCAGtattactaattaaattataatccGGAAATTGCAATTTGGTGTCTACTAGACCAAATATACATTTTATTTATCCGTGATTAAGAAATCttaaaatataatcattattGTATAGCAACTTTGCTACAAGCTACACGAAAAGaatgaatgaaagagaagaaagaaaatcgaACCTGAGTctcttattattaataaaaaaatattttgctaTGTTGTTACCCTTGCATTATACACGTGTAGCTAACCATTTTTAGTTTGACCAATTCTATGGTGCCTATAAATTTTTGTCTAAATGTTACCTAACTTACTTTTTGtagtaagttttaattttttaaaaattatttatttttatatcttttaaataaaataataacttttaacattttttagTAAATAGGTACCACATTATAGGTATCATAGCATTCACTTTTTAGTTTAGTCTAAGCTAGTTAGTACGCAGAAATAGAATAAATCACTCTTCaagccaaaaaaaaaaggaacaaatTTCTACCTACCTATACAGCTATACTGAAAATCAGGATATAGATAGTCTTCATTACGTGTTttgttaaataaattaatttcgtCTAGACTAAGAGTccgttaaaattttaaaaactattttttttattttaatttataaaaaattatattaatattgtttaatataattttttaaatatattttaatttttcaaaaaattatttaaaaatttttaaaaaataaaaaaatttgacttctcttttaaaaattattttatcactcttatttattaaaataattttaaaataaatatttttataataaaatttaaatacaaaataatttatttatttaacataagttcttatatttaaaaaaaaaacttaattaaattatttacctAAACTGGTTCAAGTCTTTGACGTGTTTATCAAACTTCTC
The sequence above is drawn from the Arachis hypogaea cultivar Tifrunner chromosome 4, arahy.Tifrunner.gnm2.J5K5, whole genome shotgun sequence genome and encodes:
- the LOC112796153 gene encoding peroxidase A2, whose translation is MQSTNNITHISYTMKFLLAIVLCGVVVLGTFPLSSDAQASQLDPSFYRDTCPTVHSIVRDVLRNVSKTDPRILASLMRVHFHDCFVQGCDASILLNDTATIVSEQGAAPNNNSIRGLNVVNDIKTAVEAVCPNTVSCADILALAAEIASVLGGGPDWKVALGRRDSLTANRTLANQNLPAAFFTLPQLTTAFANQGLNITDLVTLSGAHTFGRAQCQFFFARLYNFNGTGNPDPTLDSSYRQILQSQCPIDGSKNTSVVNLDLTTPDTVDNKYYSNLQAQKGLLQSDQELFSTPNASTTAIVNNFSANQTLFFEAFKASMIKMGNIGVLTGTNGEIRKQCNFVNSNSMGLANVASNKESFSENGIVSSY
- the LOC112796152 gene encoding peroxidase 15; the protein is MMSFLSSFKVVALCYGVFMFGVFLSSEAQLDPSFYNKTCPNVHSIVREVINNVSKTDPRMPASLLRLHFHDCFVQGCDGSLLLNNTATIVSEQQARPNNNSIRGLDVVNQIKTAVENACPGIVSCADILALAAEISSVLDQGPDWKVQLGRRDSLTANITLAQNLPGPSLTLDQLKARFTAQGLNTTDLVALSGAHTFGRARCSLFVGRLYNFSNTGNPDPSLNSSYLQTLRSLCPNGGPGTTVANLDLTTPDTFDKNYYSNLQVHKGLLQSDQELFSTSGADTIDIVNKFSSDQNAFFEAFKASMIKMGNIGVLTGTQGEIRKQCNFINSQSAQLGLYNVASKESSSSEDGMVSSI